The following coding sequences lie in one Danio rerio strain Tuebingen ecotype United States chromosome 3, GRCz12tu, whole genome shotgun sequence genomic window:
- the tac4 gene encoding tachykinin-4 precursor produces the protein MDIFKLSALAFILYLQLHNAGASPSEEGDIWTVENLEEKPQVTDVFLRIADLMKRSKSQHFHGLMGSSAGNTQPLRLGRRRNKGEIFVGLMGRRSSSDLREQLERRQL, from the exons ATGGACATATTTAAACTTTCTGCTTTAGCGTTCATCCTTTACTTGCAGTTGCACAATGCTGGAGCCAGTCCCAGTGAAGAGGGGGATATCTGGACTGTGGAGAACTTGGAG GAGAAGCCACAGGTGACAGATGTATTCCTTCGCATTGCTGATCTGATGAAACGATCCAAATCTCAGCATTTTCATGGATTAATGGGCAGCAGCGCAG GCAATACTCAACCTTTGCGACTTGGCAGGAGAA GAAACAAGGGTGAAATCTTTGTTGGACTTATGGGAAGAAGATCTTCGAGTG ATTTGCGAGAGCAACTGGAGAGACGTCAACTATAA
- the tac4 gene encoding tachykinin-4 isoform X1 encodes MDIFKLSALAFILYLQLHNAGASPSEEGDIWTVENLEKPQVTDVFLRIADLMKRSKSQHFHGLMGSSAGNTQPLRLGRRRNKGEIFVGLMGRRSSSDLREQLERRQL; translated from the exons ATGGACATATTTAAACTTTCTGCTTTAGCGTTCATCCTTTACTTGCAGTTGCACAATGCTGGAGCCAGTCCCAGTGAAGAGGGGGATATCTGGACTGTGGAGAACTTGGAG AAGCCACAGGTGACAGATGTATTCCTTCGCATTGCTGATCTGATGAAACGATCCAAATCTCAGCATTTTCATGGATTAATGGGCAGCAGCGCAG GCAATACTCAACCTTTGCGACTTGGCAGGAGAA GAAACAAGGGTGAAATCTTTGTTGGACTTATGGGAAGAAGATCTTCGAGTG ATTTGCGAGAGCAACTGGAGAGACGTCAACTATAA
- the znfl1 gene encoding zinc finger-like gene 1 (The RefSeq protein has 2 substitutions compared to this genomic sequence): protein MLENFNAYLDKRLGLRKCRDDVCQKYSIKHSGSGLWALPDIKRAYGKTQRLCTTTKKDGLSVILVKQILQHEHKCETDRLERENKAEKAKVRALAEQLQNLKAHKERLEKENNKLLTLISKQLESKSSSSFVDSEADLSINTCVHDPVNSKIRLAPVIVKHRRTNVEIDNEEGYEDSGERRTRTVTKVVKKYVPYRTYHPATPEQVDKWSKELPDVYKQPRKVWQFLQRLQKIYILHPLDGVMILNVTLRDSDQKRLTESVERRIGESQENIEDGWEAIKNFLFELKPAEVNWARITSCMQKTGESVAEFEERFRHIWTEHSGLNTSEDLDKDTGIPLKTAFVNGLNPEISKDLKIRYDDWDSTVTTFIQIVEWSAKLERAQDVRLRSLQSKSLFYKNRTIEDEQKEREYMGYSKLRTKGRCRNCNEEGHWARECKLSLKHQSQDDDHLFKQFQQLTIQQK, encoded by the coding sequence ATGTTGGAGAATTTGAATGCATATTTAGACAAAAGGCTGGGACTGAGGAAGTGTCGTGATGATGTATGCAAGAAGTACAGCATCAAGCACTCAGGGAGTGGATTATGGGCATTGCCGGACATTAAAAGGGCTTATGGAAAGACACAGCGCTTATGCACAACCACCAAGAAGGATGGATTGTCTGTGATTTTGGTTAAGCAAATTCTTCAACATGAGCATAAGTGTGAGACTGACAGATTGGAACGTGAGAACAAAGCGGAGAAAGCTAAAGTTCGAGCACTGGCTGAACAATTGCAAAACTTAAAGGCGCATAAAGAAAGACTGGAAAAGGAAAACAACAAGCTATTGACTTTGATCTCCAAACAGCTGGAATCAAAATCTTCAAGCAGCTTTGTTGACAGTGAGGCTGATCTTTCCATCAACACCTGTGTTCATGACCCAGTGAACTCAAAGATTAGATTAGCTCCTGTGATTGTCAAACACAGAAGGACTAACGTTGAAATTGACAATGAGGAGGGCTATGAAGACAGTGGAGAGAGACGAACTCGCACTGTGACAAAAGTGGTAAAGAAGTATGTTCCATACAGGACATACCATCCAGCTACTCCAGAGCAAGTTGACAAATGGTCAAAAGAGCTGCCAGATGTATACAAACAACCACGAAAGGTTTGGCAGTTTCTTCAACGACTGCAGAAAATCTACATTTTACATCCACTAGATGGTGTGATGATTCTTAATGTCACCCTAAGAGACAGTGACCAAAAGAGACTCACAGAAAGTGTTGAAAGAAGGATTGGTGAATCACAAGAAAACATAGAGGATGGATGGGAAGCCATAAAAAACTTCTTGTTTGAACTGAAACCTGCAGAGGTCAATTGGGCAAGAATTACCTCATGCATGCAGAAAACTGGAGAAAGTGTTGCAGAGTTTGAAGAACGCTTCAGACATATATGGACGGAACATTCTGGTCTGAATACAAGTGAAGATCTTGACAAAGACACTGGAATTCCCCTGAAAACAGCATTTGTCAATGGACTCAATCCTGAGATTTCTAAAGATCTTAAAATCAGGTATGATGACTGGGACAGCACTGTAACAACTTTCATCCAGATTGTTGAATGGTCAGCTAAACTGGAGAGAGCACAAGATGTCAGACTCAGATCTTTGCAATCGAAAAGTTTGTTTTACAAGAACAGAACAATTGAGGATGAGCAAAAAGAACGTGAGTATATGGGATACTCAAAACTACGAACTAAAGGAAGATGCAGAAATTGCAATGAAGAAGGACACTGGGCCCGTGAGTGCAAGCTCAGTTTAAAACATCAAAGCCAAGATGATGACCACCTGTTCAAGCAGTTTCAGCAGCtaacaatacaacaaaaataG